The proteins below come from a single Papaver somniferum cultivar HN1 chromosome 11, ASM357369v1, whole genome shotgun sequence genomic window:
- the LOC113324583 gene encoding uncharacterized protein LOC113324583 translates to MSLFQDLYGYVPPHLAFPSSTTTSMDVLEDYLKARDSMLDIIKESLHQAQAIMKLYADSSRVEKSFAKGDLVYLKLQPYRQASVSLRKNFKLLAKYYGPSKILQKIGAVAYKLQLPSHSRIHLVFHVSHLKKHIGMKHTPSPILPVVDLHSEFIMLPEKVLKTISVLRGNKLARQALIQWTNSSVEDATWEDFTNIQSNYPRFFLEDKDNFQG, encoded by the coding sequence ATGTCTCTCTTCCAAGATTTGTATGGATATGTACCTCCACATCTAGCTTTTCCTTCTTCTACTACTACTTCTATGGATGTTTTGGAGGATTACTTGAAAGCAAGGGATTCTATGCTTGACATCATTAAAGAATCTTTACATCAAGCACAGGCCATAATGAAGTTATATGCTGATTCGTCAAGGGTGGAAAAATCATTTGCAAAAGGGGATTTGGTTTACCTCAAACTCCAGCCATATAGACAAGCTTCTGTGTCTTTGAGAAAAAACTTTAAGCTCTTAGCCAAGTACTATGGACCTTCCAAAATTTTACAGAAGATAGGTGCAGTGGCCTACAAACTTCAGCTCCCTTCACACTCCAGGATCCACCTTGTCTTCCATGTCTCCCACCTAAAAAAGCATATTGGTATGAAGCACACACCTTCTCCTATACTACCTGTTGTTGATCTCCATAGTGAATTCATCATGCTGCCAGAGAAGGTTTTGAAGACCATATCAGTACTCAGAGGAAACAAATTGGCGCGTCAAGCTCTCATCCAGTGGACCAACTCATCAGTGGAGGATGCTACTTGGGAGGACTTCACCAACATTCAGTCTAATTATCCTAGATTtttccttgaggacaaggataattTTCAGGGGTAG